From the Lathyrus oleraceus cultivar Zhongwan6 chromosome 4, CAAS_Psat_ZW6_1.0, whole genome shotgun sequence genome, one window contains:
- the LOC127073979 gene encoding pentatricopeptide repeat-containing protein At3g48250, chloroplastic isoform X2 — protein MGIHYSATCVVTPISNEKVQNNSFQPPIPQLVIRHPSHSNSVAPIHSQPPGSEWGDEVMNELAGLKIKYSDSFVIRVLKELRGCPLKAYKFFHWVGKQSGYQQNSVTYNAVARVLARPGSVDEFWSVLEEMKSVNHGLDIDTYMNIKKQFVKNQMMEDAVKLYEVMMNGPYEPSARDCCVILNATATSDSPNSELAFRVAEKYESAGHTLTKEIYDGIHRCLTSAGKFDEAENIVKTMRNAGYEPDNTTYSQMIFGLCKMKRVEEACKVLEEMESSGCIPDNKTWSILIQGHCAANEVEKALLCLVTMAEKGCDADADAIGVLVDSFLSQEKIDNAYKFLVEMVRNHSTFPRQRTYERLIENLLGIRKIEDAIDLLCLMRKHNYSPFIKPIVQYVSKYGTMEDAEKFLKAWRKKSPQSHSAYLHVFESFVGEGRLTEAKDLLSKCPSRIRKRKQVSEFFASAENQIAAAATASAN, from the exons ATGGGAATACATTACTCCGCCACCTGCGTCGTCACTCCGATCAGCAATGAAAAGGTTCAAAACAACTCTTTCCAACCTCCGATTCCTCAACTCGTCATTCGCCATCCGAGTCACTCCAACTCGGTCGCCCCAATTCACTCACAACCACCAG GATCTGAATGGGGTGATGAGGTTATGAATGAACTTGCGGGGCTTAAAATTAAATATTCGGATAGTTTTGTAATACGGGTTTTGAAAGAGCTTCGGGGTTGTCCTTTAAAGGCTTACAAGTTCTTCCATTGGGTTGGGAAGCAATCTGGTTATCAACAGAATTCAGTGACTTACAATGCAGTTGCTAGAGTTCTTGCGAGGCCTGGTTCGGTTGACGAGTTTTGGAGTGTTCTTGAGGAGATGAAGAGTGTGAACCATGGATTGGATATTGATACTTATATGAATATAAAAAAGCAGTTTGTGAAGAATCAGATGATGGAGGATGCTGTCAAGCTTTACGAGGTTATGATGAATGGTCCGTATGAGCCATCGGCTCGTGATTGCTGTGTCATTTTAAATGCAACTGCTACAAGTGATTCACCAAATTCTGAACTAGCTTTCAGGGTAGCCGAGAAATATGAATCTGCAGGACATACTCTCACAAAGGAAATCTATGATGGAATCCACCGGTGTTTGACAAGTGCTGGGAAATTTGACGAAGCAGAAAATATTGTTAAGACTATGAGAAATGCTGGCTATGAACCGGATAACACCACCTACAGTCAAATGATTTTTGGACTTTGTAAGATGAAGAGGGTTGAAGAAGCATGTAAGGTGTTGGAGGAGATGGAATCTAGTGGCTGCATTCCTGATAACAAAACTTGGTCCATCCTGATCCAAGGGCATTGTGCTGCCAATGAAGTAGAGAAGGCGTTACTTTGTTTAGTTACGATGGCTGAAAAGGGCTGCGACGCAGATGCAGATGCTATAGGCGTTCTGGTTGACAGTTTTCTTAGTCAAGAGAAAATAGATAATGCATACAAGTTTCTTGTAGAGATGGTTAGGAATCACAGCACATTTCCTAGGCAACGTACATATGAGAGATTGATTGAAAACCTATTAGGAATTCGAAAAATCGAGGATGCAATTGACCTTTTATGTTTGATGCGTAAACACAATTACTCCCCATTCATCAAACCTATTGTGCAGTATGTTTCAAAGTATGGTACCATGGAGGATGCTGAGAAATTCCTGAAGGCATGGAGAAAGAAAAGTCCTCAGTCCCATTCAGCCTATCTTCATGTTTTTGAATCATTTGTCGGAGAAGGTAGACTCACAGAGGCCAAAGATCTATTGTCCAAGTGTCCTTCTCGTATAAGGAAACGTAAACAAGTCAGTGAGTTTTTTGCTTCAGCGGAGAATCAGATCGCTGCTGCTGCTACTGCTAGTGCTAATTGA
- the LOC127073979 gene encoding pentatricopeptide repeat-containing protein At3g48250, chloroplastic isoform X1 has protein sequence MLFNISWPLLKKTIYLPYEAYFDFAYGFVWEYITPPPASSLRSAMKRFKTTLSNLRFLNSSFAIRVTPTRSPQFTHNHQVSHFSPYTSPPFFAPFPFHDLRFPTTQQKHYFSSKPNSVVELVLTNAWSQGFEHELEKCYPSLTHETVVYILKHLENDPLKASCFFNWVCKKEWFLASSSLCNLVLRILANKVTIDQFWVTLTMMKKKGFYLDRVTHTTVLEGFRREKMNRDFACLKTFFKQMLKENARQSVFTKVVGIISGSEWGDEVMNELAGLKIKYSDSFVIRVLKELRGCPLKAYKFFHWVGKQSGYQQNSVTYNAVARVLARPGSVDEFWSVLEEMKSVNHGLDIDTYMNIKKQFVKNQMMEDAVKLYEVMMNGPYEPSARDCCVILNATATSDSPNSELAFRVAEKYESAGHTLTKEIYDGIHRCLTSAGKFDEAENIVKTMRNAGYEPDNTTYSQMIFGLCKMKRVEEACKVLEEMESSGCIPDNKTWSILIQGHCAANEVEKALLCLVTMAEKGCDADADAIGVLVDSFLSQEKIDNAYKFLVEMVRNHSTFPRQRTYERLIENLLGIRKIEDAIDLLCLMRKHNYSPFIKPIVQYVSKYGTMEDAEKFLKAWRKKSPQSHSAYLHVFESFVGEGRLTEAKDLLSKCPSRIRKRKQVSEFFASAENQIAAAATASAN, from the coding sequence ATGCTTTTTAATATATCTTGGCCTTTATTAAAAAAAACCATTTACCTACCCTACGAAGCATATTTTGATTTCGCCTATGGTTTTGTATGGGAATACATTACTCCGCCACCTGCGTCGTCACTCCGATCAGCAATGAAAAGGTTCAAAACAACTCTTTCCAACCTCCGATTCCTCAACTCGTCATTCGCCATCCGAGTCACTCCAACTCGGTCGCCCCAATTCACTCACAACCACCAGGTTTCTCACTTCTCTCCCTATACTTCACCACCCTTTTTCGCCCCCTTTCCGTTTCATGATTTGCGTTTCCCAACCACTCAACAAAAACACTATTTTTCTTCGAAACCCAACTCCGTTGTAGAGCTTGTTTTGACCAACGCTTGGTCTCAAGGGTTTGAACACGAGTTAGAAAAATGTTACCCATCTTTGACCCACGAAACTGTTGTTTACATTTTGAAGCATTTGGAAAATGACCCACTAAAAGCTTCTTGCTTTTTCAATTGGGTCTGTAAGAAAGAATGGTTTTTGGCAAGTTCTTCATTGTGTAACCTGGTTCTTAGGATTTTAGCTAATAAGGTTACAATTGATCAATTTTGGGTTACTCTAACGATGATGAAGAAAAAAGGGTTCTATCTTGATCGGGTTACGCATACAACGGTTTTAGAGGGTTTTAGAAGAGAGAAAATGAATAGGGATTTTGCTTGTCTTAAAACCTTTTTTAAGCAAATGCTTAAGGAAAATGCAAGGCAAAGTGTTTTCACTAAGGTTGTTGGTATCATTTCAGGATCTGAATGGGGTGATGAGGTTATGAATGAACTTGCGGGGCTTAAAATTAAATATTCGGATAGTTTTGTAATACGGGTTTTGAAAGAGCTTCGGGGTTGTCCTTTAAAGGCTTACAAGTTCTTCCATTGGGTTGGGAAGCAATCTGGTTATCAACAGAATTCAGTGACTTACAATGCAGTTGCTAGAGTTCTTGCGAGGCCTGGTTCGGTTGACGAGTTTTGGAGTGTTCTTGAGGAGATGAAGAGTGTGAACCATGGATTGGATATTGATACTTATATGAATATAAAAAAGCAGTTTGTGAAGAATCAGATGATGGAGGATGCTGTCAAGCTTTACGAGGTTATGATGAATGGTCCGTATGAGCCATCGGCTCGTGATTGCTGTGTCATTTTAAATGCAACTGCTACAAGTGATTCACCAAATTCTGAACTAGCTTTCAGGGTAGCCGAGAAATATGAATCTGCAGGACATACTCTCACAAAGGAAATCTATGATGGAATCCACCGGTGTTTGACAAGTGCTGGGAAATTTGACGAAGCAGAAAATATTGTTAAGACTATGAGAAATGCTGGCTATGAACCGGATAACACCACCTACAGTCAAATGATTTTTGGACTTTGTAAGATGAAGAGGGTTGAAGAAGCATGTAAGGTGTTGGAGGAGATGGAATCTAGTGGCTGCATTCCTGATAACAAAACTTGGTCCATCCTGATCCAAGGGCATTGTGCTGCCAATGAAGTAGAGAAGGCGTTACTTTGTTTAGTTACGATGGCTGAAAAGGGCTGCGACGCAGATGCAGATGCTATAGGCGTTCTGGTTGACAGTTTTCTTAGTCAAGAGAAAATAGATAATGCATACAAGTTTCTTGTAGAGATGGTTAGGAATCACAGCACATTTCCTAGGCAACGTACATATGAGAGATTGATTGAAAACCTATTAGGAATTCGAAAAATCGAGGATGCAATTGACCTTTTATGTTTGATGCGTAAACACAATTACTCCCCATTCATCAAACCTATTGTGCAGTATGTTTCAAAGTATGGTACCATGGAGGATGCTGAGAAATTCCTGAAGGCATGGAGAAAGAAAAGTCCTCAGTCCCATTCAGCCTATCTTCATGTTTTTGAATCATTTGTCGGAGAAGGTAGACTCACAGAGGCCAAAGATCTATTGTCCAAGTGTCCTTCTCGTATAAGGAAACGTAAACAAGTCAGTGAGTTTTTTGCTTCAGCGGAGAATCAGATCGCTGCTGCTGCTACTGCTAGTGCTAATTGA